Within Gammaproteobacteria bacterium, the genomic segment GTCGCCCGCGCCGGGGCCGGGGTCAACAACATTCCCGTCCAGCGTCTCAGCGATCTCGGCCTGCCGGTGTTCAACGCCCCCGGCGCCAATGCCAATGCGGTGAAGGAACTGGTCATCGCCGGCATGCTGTTGGCGGCTCGAAATATATGTCAGGCCTGGCGTTACACGTCCGAACTGGAGGGCGACGACGAGTCGCTGCATAAGCAGGTCGAAGCCGGTAAAAAACAGTTCTCCGGTTTCGAGCTGCCCGGACGGACCCTGGGAGTGGTTGGTCTTGGCGCCATCGGCGTGCAGGTGGCCAACAGTGCGCGCGCACTCGGGATGAACGTCATCGGTTTCGACCCGAAGATTACCGTCGAACGTGCCTGGCAGTTATCGTCAGGCGTGGTGCAGGGCGGCAGCATCGAAGAGGTCCTGCGCAGTTCGGATTTTGTGACCTTTCACGTTCCGCTGAACGACGCGACGCGCAATCTAATCAACGAGGAACGCATCCGGTTGCTGCCCGAAGGCGCGGTGCTGCTCAACTTCGCCCGCGACGGCATTGTGAACAACCAGGCCGTGGCGGCGGCGATCGAAGCGGGCCATTTGCATGCCTATGTGTGCGATTTTCCGGCACGCGAGCTGAAGGGCAAGCCGGGCATCATCACTCTGCCGCATCTCGGCGCCTCCACCGGCGAGGCCGAGGAGAACTGCGCCGTGATGGTGGTCGACCAGCTGCGCGACTACCTGGAAAACGGCAACGTGCGCAATTCGGTAAACTTCCCCGACACCATCTGGGGGAGGCCGGTGTGAATATTTTGCACATGATCAACGAATCACGCGGCGAACTGGCTTATACCCTGGTCGACGTCGAAGCGGACATCGACGAACCGACCCGCGCAGCCATCGCCGCCATCAGCGGCGTGCTCAACGTGCGCGTGCTGTGAGGCCCCATGTCTGAAGAACAAGAACTAAACGGATTGCGTGCACGCATCGATGAGCTCGACGCACAACTGCTGACGCTGATCAGCGAGCGTGCGCGTTGCGCACAGGACGTCGCCCACGTGAAGCAGGCGGCCGGCGGTGAGCCGGCCTTTTACCGCCCGGAGCGCGAGGCGCAGGTACTGCGCAAGATCATCGAGCAGAATCCCGGCCCGCTGTCGGGCGAAGAGATAGCCCGCCTGTTCCGCGAGATCATGTCGGCCTGTCTGGCGCTCGAGCAGCCCATGCGCATTGCCTATTTCGGACCTGCCGGCACCTTCACCCAGGCCGCGGCGCTCAAGCATTTCGGTCATTCCGTGAATACCGTGCCGTTGTCGTCCATCGATGAGGTGTTCCGCGAGGTGGAGGCCGGCACGGCGGATTACGGCGTGGTACCGGTGGAGAATTCCACCGAGGGTGTCGTCAGCCATACCCTGGACATGTTCCTGCAGTCGCCGCTGAAAATCTGCGGCGAAGTGCTGTTGCGCATTCATCACCATCTGCTGTCCACCCAGACGGACATGTCCAAGATCAAGCGCGTTTATTCCCATCAGCAGTCCCTGGCCCAGTGCCGGGAATGGCTGGACGCCAAGCTGCCGCAGGCGGAACGGGTGAGCGGAATCAGCAATGCCGAGGCGGCCAGGCGGGCCAAGGCCGAACCGGATGCGGCGGCAATCGCCGGCGAGGCGGCGGCCGAGTTGTACGAACTCCAGGTGCTCGCCCGCAATATCGAAGATCATCCCGACAACACCACGCGGTTCCTCATCATCGGCCGTCAGCAGGTGTCACCCAGTGGTCGCGACAAGACCTCGCTGCTGGTGTCCACCGCCAACCGGCCGGGGTCGCTGTTCAAGCTGATCGAGCCGCTGGCCCGCAACGGGGTGAGCATGACCCGTATCGAGTCGCGTCCCTCGCATTGCGTGAACTGGGAGTATGTTTTCTTTCTCGACCTGGAAGGACACGCCCAGGACGCCAACGTCAGTCATGCGCTGAAGGACCTGAGCGCAGAGGCGGACCTGTGCAAGGTGCTGGGTTCCTATCCCCGCGCCGTTCTGTGATTCGCTATGGGGATTGATTTCATTGCCCGTGCCCACTCGGGCGTGCAGGGGCTTCGACCTTACGAGCCCGGCAAACCCGTGGAGGAACTGGAGCGCGAGCTGGGCATCAGCGAAGCGCTCAAGCTGGCCTCGAACGAAAATCCGCTGGGCCCCGGCGAGCGGGCCATGACGGCGATTCGCGCCTATCTGGACGGGGTGGCGTTTTATCCCGACGGCAACGGCTTTGCGCTCAAGCGCGGGCTGGCCGAAAAACTGGGCGTGGATCCGGCCTGGATCACGCTCGGCAACGGCTCTAACGACGTCCTGGACCTGGTGGCGCGCGCCTACCTGGGGCCGGGCAGGAACGCCGTTTTTTCGCAACACGCCTTTGCCGTTTATTTCATCGTGACCCGGGCGGTCGGCGCCGAGGCAAAGCCGGCGGTCGCCAATCCGCCGGATCATGCCCAGCCCTATGGGCACGACCTGGACGCCATGGCCGAGGGGATAGATGCCGAAACGGGCGTGGTGTTCATCGCCAATCCCAACAATCCGACCGGTACCTGGCTGACGAGTGATGCGCTGCGGGCCTTTTTGCGCCGGGTGCCGGAAGAGGTGCTGGTGGTGGTGGATGAGGCCTACTGCGAGTACGTGACCGAACCGGACTACCCGAACGCACTGCAATGGCTGGAAGAATTTCCCAACCTGGTCGTGACCCGCACCTTTTCCAAGATCCACGGCCTGGCGGGCCTGCGGGTCGGCTATGCGGTATCCAACCCGCAGGTGGCAGATATCCTTAACCGGGTCCGGCAGCCCTTCAATACCAACATCCTGGGTCAGATGGCGGCGCTCGCGGCACTGGACGATGAGGATCATGTACGGCGCAGCGTCGAGGTCAATCATCTCGGACTCGAGCAGCTGCGCACCGGTTGCGAGACACGCGGGTTGAGATACATCCCTTCCGTAGGCAATTTCCTGACCGTCGACGTCGGGCACGAGGCCGGCGCGATTTATCAGGCCCTGCTTCGGGAAGGCATCATCGTCCGGCCCATCGCCGCTTACGGCCTGCCGCAGCATCTGCGGTTCTCCGTCGGCACCGAGACACAGAATGCGCGCGCCCTGCAGGCGCTCGACAAGGTTCTGGATTCATGATCGATCGCCTCACCATCATCGGTGTCGGTCTGATCGGCGGCTCCCTGGCACTGGCGCTGCGTCACTCCGGTTATTGCCGTGAGATAGTCGGGACCAGTCGACGCACCGAACACCTGGAGGAGGCCGTGCGACTGGGAGTGATAGACCGCTACAGCACCGATCCGGCTGAGGCGGTCAAGGGCGCGGACATGGTGCTGCTGGCGGTGCCGCTGGGCGCCATGGGGACGGCCTGTGCGCAGATCCGCGAGGCCCTCGAGCCGGGGGCGATCGTCACCGACGCCGGCAGTGCCAAACAAAGCGTGGTGCGCGATGTCGAGGCCGTGCTGGGGCAGCGCGCGACGTTCGTGCCGGGACATCCCATCGCAGGCACCGAACGCAGCGGTGTGGCGGCGGCCTTTCCCGAACTGTACGAAGGGCGCCGCGTTATCCTCACGCCACTGCCGTATTCCGATCCCGAGGCGGTCGGGCAGGTGCGCCGGATGTGGGAGGTCGCCGGCGCCGTGGTCGAAGAGATGAGCGTAGCGCATCACGACACGATCCTGGCCGTGACCAGCCACCTGCCACACATGCTGGCGTTTTCCCTGGTGGGCAGCCTGGGGCGCATGGGGGAGAGCGACGAGGTCTTCCGTTACGCAGCCGGCGGGTTCCGCGACTTCACCCGCATCGCCTCCAGCGATCCCGTGATGTGGCGGGATATCTGCCTCGCCAACCGCGAGGCGTTGCTCGATGCCCTCGAACACTTCCGTGAAGACCTGGACGGTTTGACGGAGGCGATCCGTGCAGGGGACGAGGCGCGCCTGCTGGATATCTTCGCGCGCGCCAAGGCGGCCCGCGACCGTTTTTGTCATTGACGGGCGGCGTGCTTTCTCGTCCGCATTTCCATCTTCATTGCTGAATCCGAAAGGCTGTTCGACATATGCCGAACTACACTGAATTTCATCTGACTCCCGGCGGGCATCTCGACGGCGAGTTGCGCGTCCCCGGGGACAAGTCGATCTCCCATCGCTCCATCATGCTGGGCGCCCTGGCCGAAGGAACCACCGAGATCGAGGGATTTCTGGAAGGGGAGGATTGCCTGGCCACGCTCAAGGCCTTCCGCGCCATGGGGGTGACCATCGAGGGGCCTGCCAACGGACGGGTGACGGTCCACGGCGTGGGGCTGCACGGCTTGAAAGC encodes:
- the hisC gene encoding histidinol-phosphate transaminase; amino-acid sequence: MGIDFIARAHSGVQGLRPYEPGKPVEELERELGISEALKLASNENPLGPGERAMTAIRAYLDGVAFYPDGNGFALKRGLAEKLGVDPAWITLGNGSNDVLDLVARAYLGPGRNAVFSQHAFAVYFIVTRAVGAEAKPAVANPPDHAQPYGHDLDAMAEGIDAETGVVFIANPNNPTGTWLTSDALRAFLRRVPEEVLVVVDEAYCEYVTEPDYPNALQWLEEFPNLVVTRTFSKIHGLAGLRVGYAVSNPQVADILNRVRQPFNTNILGQMAALAALDDEDHVRRSVEVNHLGLEQLRTGCETRGLRYIPSVGNFLTVDVGHEAGAIYQALLREGIIVRPIAAYGLPQHLRFSVGTETQNARALQALDKVLDS
- a CDS encoding prephenate dehydrogenase/arogenate dehydrogenase family protein, which gives rise to MIDRLTIIGVGLIGGSLALALRHSGYCREIVGTSRRTEHLEEAVRLGVIDRYSTDPAEAVKGADMVLLAVPLGAMGTACAQIREALEPGAIVTDAGSAKQSVVRDVEAVLGQRATFVPGHPIAGTERSGVAAAFPELYEGRRVILTPLPYSDPEAVGQVRRMWEVAGAVVEEMSVAHHDTILAVTSHLPHMLAFSLVGSLGRMGESDEVFRYAAGGFRDFTRIASSDPVMWRDICLANREALLDALEHFREDLDGLTEAIRAGDEARLLDIFARAKAARDRFCH
- the pheA gene encoding prephenate dehydratase yields the protein MSEEQELNGLRARIDELDAQLLTLISERARCAQDVAHVKQAAGGEPAFYRPEREAQVLRKIIEQNPGPLSGEEIARLFREIMSACLALEQPMRIAYFGPAGTFTQAAALKHFGHSVNTVPLSSIDEVFREVEAGTADYGVVPVENSTEGVVSHTLDMFLQSPLKICGEVLLRIHHHLLSTQTDMSKIKRVYSHQQSLAQCREWLDAKLPQAERVSGISNAEAARRAKAEPDAAAIAGEAAAELYELQVLARNIEDHPDNTTRFLIIGRQQVSPSGRDKTSLLVSTANRPGSLFKLIEPLARNGVSMTRIESRPSHCVNWEYVFFLDLEGHAQDANVSHALKDLSAEADLCKVLGSYPRAVL